Genomic window (Cucumis sativus cultivar 9930 chromosome 2, Cucumber_9930_V3, whole genome shotgun sequence):
GCACATCATAAACATGATAAGACTAGACAAAAGTCTAGTAGAAGGTTCTGATCTGTTCTCAGTGTTTTGCAAATACATACCTTTAGTCCATCCAGCTCGATCACACATGCACACTCGACCACCTCAACGCCAACTCGCTCTGCCGTATGCAGGTCCACAACCAATTAATACAAACAAACAGTagattatgattatgaaaaaatattgctCATTTAGAGAAGTTAGAAAGAGAAGGATCCCATCCGCGGAGCAGCCACAAAGGGTTGAGTCAACAGAGAAGTATCATTTCTCAGCAAATTCTTTAGTACCATAAGTTACTAAACTGAGCAAAGTTTGTTCAGAAACTGCAGCATGATGGTTCCCGAAATTGCATATGTATTTTGGTTTTGGCAAAAGCGAAGGGAGCTTGAGATCTCCCCTGCCAAAAAAAGCTGATATGCGTAAAGATGAAAAACTATACCATCCCCTCACTGCCTATAACAGGATTGTTGCCTCCTAGCTAACAGAATCATAAAGGGCCCACACAATCAGCAAAACTCTGAGTAACGCTCATGCCCACAGAACAACTTTTATTCCTAACTCATTACTTCATTTTGCTCACACCATTTCTCTTACCTATTTCTTAAATCCGGGGTCAATTACAGCGCTCACAATAACAATTAACCAGATTCAACGAATAACCTGAGGCCTAGAATTGAGCAAGTTTTGAATATCACAGACAAGATAGGCAGTGTCATTGAGCAAAATACCAAGTGAAAACAAGGTGCTTCCTCGTTTTATTTAGCTGGGCAGTTCATGTACAACAAATAAGTAAGATATCCACTTGAAAGACTGAACATGGGCTTTAAAAGTAGCCTACCAAGTAGCCTTATTGCTGCACACAAGGTTCCTCCAGTTGCAATGAGATCATCTATCACAAGAGCACGTTCTCCAGCTTCAACAGCTCCCACATGCATCTCTATTTTATCAGTTCCATACTCTAAAGAGTACTCTTCTGAAATGACTTCACCTGTGAAAATCATCAAATGAATGCAATTAAGATACCGAATCGTGATTTTACTTCTATTTGAAGATGGAATAATAATGGATAATAGCCCGGAGTATACTAATATTAAGTTTACTAAGGCCTAGGTTGATAACTTATTTGTTTTcggtttttgaaaaaatgtctCTGCTTTCTCACAATTTCTTTACAACAGTTTTCATCTTTCCTAAGAAAAGTTCTCAATTCACAGCCAAAATCCACAACCAAAAACTACTATTTTCGGTTTTTATAACTTatctttgattttaaaaacatacctaaaagaaagatagcaaaacaaagaaattccCAGGTGTGAAAGGAAGGTGAAAGGAAGTGTCTATAAGCTTCATtttcgaaaataaaaaaatataggttCATCAAACCAAAGTGatcaaaatagcaaaaataacttcaaccaTAACTAAAGCTTGAAGTTTCTTGCATTGGAAAGAGATTAACCATAAAAAGCATTCGGATTGATCACTCATTTACCATCGGGTCATAGAAAGCAAACAAACGCGATACCATATGCATGTAGAGTTTTTGTAACATGCAGAAACATTCTGCTTGAATCGGTAGCTGAAAGTAGACATAGATTCAGAAGGGTAAGTTGTACCAGGCAACTTCTTGGGTTTTCTCATGGGCACGAATTTTGCACCAATAGCCAGAGCTATCGGAGGGCCAAAAATGAAACCCCTCGCCTCAATTCCTGCCgaagaaaaaagatcaatCAATGGTTAAAGTTAAACCACAAAAAAACTTCTCCCCCTGATGTAAATGATCCTTTTGAAGGTAGAATTTACCAGCGACGACAGAGATATCCTTCCCTCTGTACCTCTCCACGAACAAATCGATAGTGTCCTTGAAGGCCTTTGTATCAAGAAGCAAAGTTGTAATATCCTGAAACAAAATccctacaaaagaaaaaggaagaggaaCAAGAAAATCTATTTAGCTCAAAACTTAGTACCAAACAGCACCCATCACACACGAAGAAAACCCAAATGAGCATGACAGGAAAAATGGATCTCTCAGCCTAAAAATGACCAATCGAGAACAAGATGAGTACCTGGTTTAGGAAAATCTGGGATAACTCGAATGGCCTTGGAGATTTTGGGTATGCGTGGGTCTTGTTTATCGGTGGGCGCCATTACTTGATCCGGCACCGTCTTCCTCACTGCCAAACAGCCGCCGGACAGTCGATCAACAGAGTTTCACGAAGGTAAAACCAGAGAGAAAGTAGAGGGGCAGCGGCCAATATGGAAAAGCAACCATaggtttaatttattatttattgtacAAAAAGTAGGAGGAAAGAGCATTTGACAATCACAACAGAGGAACCAAATGACCAAAATGCCCCGTCATTACATAAAATCCTTCCCCCAATTACCCGAATTCCCGCAAGGAGAAGTTCAATTTTGACATGTGTCGACGAATATTGACTAACACAAGAGACGATCGAGAATTCGAATTACCATTGCATCGCAgaggagagaaagaagatgTATGGTGTGGAAAGTGAGTCAAATGTGTACGACAAGACGAGAAAGCGCCGCCGAGGGCTGTTGAGGTAGATGCAATGAGATCACGAGAAGGAGTGAAGATGGCGGTGGTCCTGCAGTAGTGCGAGGGTGAAGGGGAAAGAGGAAGTGAGGAAGTGAGATCGAAGACTGCTTTCATCGCCGGCTCTGAtctgaaagaagaaaataaaattgtggaGTGGAGGCGAAGGCCAATTTGGTTCGATGAATTTTGCGGGTCATTACAATGTAAGCCACGTGGACAATGGGAACttaaatactaataaataagtttaatttaattaaccaataaaaatgcaccatttttttttaaaaaaatataatttatatacatatatacatatagttattaaacattttttttttacctaaacCCTGCCTACCTTCCTTAATTAGATtaagcttcttcttttttatctttcaaaataataataatatatgaagTTGTGCCATCAATTTTGGAATtcataatttataagtttttattataggaactatttttgttaataaattaaatttaaaagtgaaatatAGAGGAATATTGTGATTGAGAATCAAAGGCATTAAGGCAGCAGGGTATTGATTCTCGTGACATTTCCTTATATGGCCTATCATCTTttccacattttcttttcattctttcaaccatatttacataaaatacattttttttctttatacaacttgtgtaatttttaatgtgcctttttgttgtatttgagAATAGCAATTCATTTCACCTTTCAACTTCAAAACTTTAGATATAAATAATCATTAgctatatataaaatcaaaagcatgtttcaaatgtttttttatgggatatttcaatattattgaATTAGCTTCTctttataattagaatttcTTTAGTATTGTGGTAATATAgtataatttcataaattggACTCACTTCATTTTGGTAAAATGAATCTCCTAAATGAAGTTCATGTACCAATGAATGAATGAGAAGAgtattcatattatattagcatataaaattttaaaatattagaagtgAGCATGATAAACTCACATCATTCGAAAAATCGAGTCGACCAAATCTGACCAAATCGAAGAGGCTcggtttgaaaattttctaaaaactacCTCTTACTTACTAATGCTCACCCTATAAATTATGGATGACTAGCCAAGACCAACTCCAGGGGTGGATATACCAAACCTATTTTAAAGGAAATTTATGTTGAAGTCTGTTTCCATAGGTTTGTTAAAGCCATGTAGTTTGGTAAGCgaaatttatataaaagcTAAGAATATGGTACCAAAATAGAAGAAcctaaatttgtatttttatgtatttggTTTGTGggttatatatacacacacacaaataaaataaagtatatgGATGAGAAAGAAAGCATTGGCAATGAATAGTTATAGTCCACAAGAAATGTGGAGTAGTCGGTAGTCACTATTCAATTCACAAAATTGTTTGCATATAACTTTAATATGGTTTAGGTACATATATACTTCTAACTCACCAATCAAAACTAATGTTTAAGATAAGTGCCTAATATTATGTTTACCAAATTATGccaaaatgttatttgaaaCAGTTCTTCAAAACAAGATCTCAGAACTGCTTAATTATGATTTCTGTTCTTCCTTCCTCTCTCAACTCCAACTGCATAttcttccatcttcttctctaaatCTCCCACCCTCACTCGCCTTCCTTGCTCCTTCTTTCTGCACCTTGGATTCCATCAAGTggagtttgttttttcttcctccgACCACCCACTTAATGACAATTGAACAAAGTGTTTTCAAAAGCCAAATGAGCTAAGCTTAGTGgaatttaatacttttttcaaaattttaaagtcaaGTACAAAAACCCCATTAAAGAATATGGGGGTATAGTTAGGGGTAGGTtgaaatgataatatatatatatatatatatatatataaaatacagTTGGGGGCACTGCCACTTGGTAGTTATATTTGAGGTGAgctaaagaaatgaaatgtaaCAAAAGCTCCCAAACTGTGGATGGCGGCCTctcatttatattttggatttaattttTGCAACTGATCCAAGTTGAGTGAGGGAGAGGTTGTAAAGATATTAATAAAAACGcgttttaattttgtcatttatgaCTAAAATTCAATCTCAATACTTCTAACTTCTAAATTCTAATTCAACTATCCCCCATCATCCCAACCTCagtatataataacattataCATCCatctcatttttgttaaaCCTAGCTAACTTATAACAGTtgtattcaatttattttccctgtaatgtatatataacttCATAGTTTGAAGAATATGATGAGAGGCATATGAAGTTGAATAGTGAATAGAAAGAGTGGAATATGAATATGAAGTGGTAAGGCGGTTGAATAGTCAGCGCAGCCACGTCCTAATAGTTTGACCGAATTCCATCCGCCGCCGACAATCCCTTAAACCAAAACGTGCTCACTCTCTCCTTATATCTTCCCCTCCATCTTCCTATCACTCCTCACGCAACttccttccttttttattcttcttcttcttcttcttcttcttcttcttcttcttctctctctataaAACTCCCCACttccctttcctttcttctccaaatTCCAATTTCCAAATTCCTCTGAATTCTCaatcttctccttcaactatGGCTCTCCAAGCTCTCAATTCCCCAACCATGGCCGTCGCTCCTCCTCCCTTTCACTTTGATGAAGTCTCCTTTCTTCAGCCACTCAAGCCTTGGGCCAAGCGCAAGCGTTCCCGCCGCCCATCTTTGGATGATTCTCCCTCTGAAGAAGAGTATCTTGCTCTCTGTCTCATCATGCTTGCCCGCGGCGGCGGTGGTGGCGGAGGCAGCATCCGTTCTTTGCCGGAGCCTACCATGTCCACCAAGTCCCTTTACAAGTGCCCCCTTTGCGATAAGGCATTTTCCTCTTACCAAGCTCTAGGTGGTCACAAGACTAGTCACCGGAAACCCACCACCGCTGACGACCAGTCCACGTCGCTCTCCGGTACCACGTCCAACACCACGTCTAACTCCAGTGGAAAAGCTCATGTCTGTAATGTTTGTCACAAGTCGTTCCCCACTGGCCAGGCCTTGGGTGGCCACAAGCGCCGCCACTACGATGGCGGTGCTAACGCTGCCGTGAATCACCAGAGCTACAGCGGGATGACGTTGACATCGTCGGAGGGAGTAGGTTCGACCCACACAGTTAGTCATAGCCACCGAAACTTTGACCTGAACATCCCGGCGTCTCCGGCTCTGTCGCAAAAGCTCTTCTTCCCCGGTGATGAGGAGGTGGAAAGCCCTTTGCCGACGAAGAAACCTCGGTTCCTCTGGATACCGGAACCGGAGATCTCGCTGAATTAGAACGATCCTTTCCCGGATTGGGAAAAAAGGGTTGaatcaaaattcataatttagttgaatttttatttttataaaattagattAGATGATTTTTGGTATGTAGAAAGAGGGTGCAGGCAAAGACATGGTTCAGTTTGGAACTTTGTATCAcagaaaaattcaattaattctttattttcttttccaattggGAAGATTCTTTGCACTCACAGTTCTTGAATTATGCAAGTGGAAACAGAACTCCCATCATGACAAGCACCAAACCCTACACATACATGTGAGTAGGCGTTGGGGGTGGGCTGATTCAATGTAgcagaaaaaataacaaactcaATTTGGCGATTCTTGGAATTTGGTAAATTACACTTAACAGTTAAGACTTCTTGATTTCATATTGACGTTCGACTAATTAAGTCATTTATTTTCTCCACTTTATAATATAGTCGACCTTCTAGAATGAACCTGACTGAGGTAGAGgtagcaatattttaaatttcttctacatattattatcattgatGTATGAATTTGACTAGTTGGTTGGAATGCAAAAACTACAGACGTTCTATACTTCAACAACACGCATAACCAGTCAAAAGGAGCTTTCATACTCAATCTATCATTAGCCACAACCACAAGCGCTATTTCCCTATGCTTTcacaaaaaccaaaagttgGAGACCAGAAAAGgcagggagagaaaaaaagcaaTGAATGATAACTACATCATTAGAAATTTACAAGAAATTTTGCCCTGGCCTTTCTCTATTAGAATGAAAGTACAtgaatgttgaaaattttgatccaCTTTTGAGCACCATAAATTTCCTACCATCTATGGAACACTCACCAACTTCTATGACAGACTCTGTCAGTGgatcttttatttctttttgtttcatgAATTATGGTAAAAAGAATGGGTTCAAATTGTTGGCATCATCTTTAGGTCAATGGTGCAGTCAGCAGATACCTGTTCCTTGTCCTGCGCTTCTCTATTGAGCTGGTGTGCGTTCTAATTGCAATACGTGTGTTCTCAAGCTGAATTCTTTTACctgattaaaaataataataattcatgtgtgagaaagaaaaactggAGAGAGATAAGAGAATGAGAGAAAGAGGATACAAAATGATACCTGCATGGATGCTACTGTAGACAACAGATCGTTGCACTGATCAAGCAACGCACGCTCATTTGCATTAACATCAGCAAGTTTTGATACAGCAGAGTTCACATCTCCAACCTATCATCAGCAATAAGAGATAGTTTTTTAATCATGT
Coding sequences:
- the LOC101208231 gene encoding adenine phosphoribosyltransferase 1; its protein translation is MKAVFDLTSSLPLSPSPSHYCRTTAIFTPSRDLIASTSTALGGAFSSCRTHLTHFPHHTSSFSPLRCNVRKTVPDQVMAPTDKQDPRIPKISKAIRVIPDFPKPGILFQDITTLLLDTKAFKDTIDLFVERYRGKDISVVAGIEARGFIFGPPIALAIGAKFVPMRKPKKLPGEVISEEYSLEYGTDKIEMHVGAVEAGERALVIDDLIATGGTLCAAIRLLERVGVEVVECACVIELDGLKGRERLGDKPLFVLVNAEG
- the LOC101207988 gene encoding zinc finger protein ZAT10 — translated: MALQALNSPTMAVAPPPFHFDEVSFLQPLKPWAKRKRSRRPSLDDSPSEEEYLALCLIMLARGGGGGGGSIRSLPEPTMSTKSLYKCPLCDKAFSSYQALGGHKTSHRKPTTADDQSTSLSGTTSNTTSNSSGKAHVCNVCHKSFPTGQALGGHKRRHYDGGANAAVNHQSYSGMTLTSSEGVGSTHTVSHSHRNFDLNIPASPALSQKLFFPGDEEVESPLPTKKPRFLWIPEPEISLN